A genomic region of Pirellulales bacterium contains the following coding sequences:
- the ade gene encoding adenine deaminase produces MPTARITSATGQIVDILGHRIFPGTVHIANGRITRIEETANAGSSFLLPGFVDAHVHIESSMLVPSEFGRLAVVHGTVATVSDPHEIANVLGTPGIRYMIEDARNSPLKFQFGASSCVPACSFDRSGAVLDAAEVARILDDPQIKYLSEMMNFPGVLHDDSEVMAKIRAAHQRHKPVDGHAPGLRGEGLKKYAAAGITTDHESFTYEEGKEKIGLGIKCLIREGSAAKNFEALYPLVGQYPEMCMFCSDDKHPNDLVVGHINQLVVRAIQRGQPMFAVLRAACVNPVLHYKLDVGLLRPGDAADFIEVDNLEQFNVLRTVIDGRVVAERGRTPLERIVPPIVNQFRAAPIAIDRLGVPASKESGSRLRVIEAIDGQIVTGQLRVAPKIENGHVVSNVADDVLKIVLVDRYNGGRPAIGFIKNFGIRHGAIASTVSHDSHNLLAVGAGDESIAWAMNLLIACKGGISCVGKVGDEAIEAVLPLPIAGLMSPEEGHQVAREYSRIDALAKRLGSKLGAPYMTLSFMALLVIPALKLGPGGLFDVGEFKPVSLWE; encoded by the coding sequence TTGCCCACCGCCAGAATTACTTCTGCCACTGGCCAAATTGTCGACATTTTGGGACATCGGATTTTCCCCGGCACCGTGCATATTGCCAACGGGCGGATCACACGGATCGAGGAAACAGCCAATGCGGGAAGCAGTTTTCTATTACCCGGTTTTGTGGATGCCCACGTACATATCGAAAGTTCCATGCTGGTGCCCAGCGAGTTTGGCCGCTTGGCGGTGGTGCATGGAACGGTAGCCACGGTTTCGGATCCGCACGAAATTGCCAACGTGTTGGGGACGCCTGGCATTCGTTACATGATCGAAGACGCACGAAACTCGCCATTGAAATTTCAGTTTGGGGCATCGAGTTGCGTGCCCGCCTGCAGCTTTGATCGCTCTGGAGCAGTGCTAGATGCGGCAGAAGTGGCTCGGATTCTTGACGATCCACAGATCAAGTACCTCTCCGAAATGATGAACTTTCCCGGCGTGTTGCATGACGACTCGGAGGTGATGGCCAAAATTCGCGCCGCGCATCAGCGTCACAAGCCGGTTGATGGCCATGCACCGGGATTACGTGGCGAAGGATTAAAGAAATACGCCGCTGCGGGAATTACGACCGATCACGAAAGCTTTACGTATGAGGAAGGGAAAGAAAAAATTGGCTTGGGCATTAAATGTTTAATTCGAGAAGGATCAGCCGCCAAGAATTTTGAAGCATTGTATCCACTGGTTGGCCAATATCCGGAAATGTGCATGTTTTGCAGTGACGATAAACACCCAAACGATTTGGTGGTGGGGCACATCAATCAGTTGGTCGTGCGAGCAATTCAGCGCGGTCAGCCAATGTTTGCTGTGTTGCGTGCGGCCTGTGTCAACCCTGTGTTGCACTACAAGTTAGATGTGGGATTGCTGCGGCCGGGTGATGCTGCTGACTTTATCGAGGTCGACAATCTCGAGCAGTTCAACGTTCTCCGAACCGTCATCGATGGTCGAGTCGTTGCTGAACGCGGCCGCACACCGCTGGAACGGATAGTGCCGCCAATTGTCAATCAGTTCCGTGCGGCGCCGATAGCAATCGATCGATTGGGAGTGCCGGCTTCGAAAGAATCGGGTTCGAGATTACGAGTGATTGAAGCCATTGACGGGCAAATTGTCACCGGACAATTGCGAGTTGCACCGAAAATTGAGAACGGACACGTTGTATCCAATGTAGCCGACGACGTTCTAAAGATTGTCCTGGTCGATCGATACAATGGCGGAAGGCCGGCGATTGGATTTATCAAGAATTTTGGGATCCGACACGGTGCAATTGCTTCGACGGTATCTCATGACTCGCATAATCTGTTGGCGGTTGGCGCCGGTGATGAATCGATTGCTTGGGCAATGAATTTGCTCATTGCATGCAAAGGCGGCATTAGCTGCGTTGGAAAAGTGGGCGACGAAGCCATTGAAGCAGTGCTGCCATTGCCAATTGCTGGATTGATGTCACCTGAAGAAGGTCACCAAGTGGCCCGCGAATACTCGCGGATTGACGCTTTGGCGAAAAGACTGGGCTCCAAACTCGGCGCTCCATACATGACCCTCTCGTTCATGGCCTTGTTGGTCATTCCG